The following coding sequences lie in one Fundulus heteroclitus isolate FHET01 chromosome 20, MU-UCD_Fhet_4.1, whole genome shotgun sequence genomic window:
- the rae1 gene encoding mRNA export factor isoform X2, with translation MSLFGAASTFGTGGTGVFGSTTTDSHNPMKDVEVTSPPDDSISCLAFSPPTMPGNFLIAGSWANDVRCWEVQDNGQTVPKAQQMHTGPVLDVCWSDDGSKVFTASCDKTAKMWDLNSNQAMQIAQHDGPIKAIHWIKAPNYSCIMTGSWDKTLKFWDTRSPNPMMSLQMPERCYCADVVYPMAVVATAERGLIVYQLENQPSEFRRIDSPLKHQHRCVAIFKDKQNKPTGFALGSIEGRVAIHYINPPNPAKDNFTFKCHRSNGTNTTTPQDIYAVNAISFHPVHGTLATVGSDGRFSFWDKDARTKLKTSEQLDQPITACCFNHNGNIFAYASSYDWSKGHEYYNPQKKNYIFLRNAAEELKPRNKK, from the exons ATGAGTTTGTTTGGAGCGGCCTCCACCTTTGGAACGGGAGGAACTGGTGTTTTTGGAAGCACAACAACTGACAGCCATAATCCCATGAAG GATGTCGAAGTGACCTCACCTCCAGATGACAGCATCAGCTGCCTGGCGTTCAGTCCTCCCACCATGCCAGGCAACTTTCTTATTGCGGGATCCTGGGCTAATGAT GTCCGGTGTTGGGAGGTGCAGGACAACGGACAGACCGTCCCCAAAGCCCAGCAGATGCACACAGGTCCGGTGCTGGATGTCTGCTGGAGCGAT GATGGGAGTAAAGTGTTCACTGCTTCGTGTGACAAGACGGCTAAGATGTGGGATCTTAACAGCAATCAGGCGATGCAGATTGCACAG CATGATGGTCCGATTAAAGCCATCCACTGGATAAAAGCTCCAAACTACAGCTGTATCATGACGGGGAGTTGGGATAAAACACTGAAG TTTTGGGACACTCGCTCTCCCAATCCCATGATGTCCCTGCAGATGCCTGAGAGATGCTACTGTGCTGATGTT GTGTACCCCATGGCAGTGGTAGCCACAGCTGAAAGAGGCCTTATAGTGTACCAGTTAGAGAATCAGCCTTCTGAGTTTCGCAGAATAGACTCTCCTCTCAAACATCAG caccGCTGCGTTGCCATATTTAAGGacaagcaaaacaaaccaacggGTTTTGCACTGGGAAGCATCGAGGGCAGAGTGGCCATCCACTACATCAACCCGCCAAACCC AGCCAAAGATAACTTCACCTTCAAGTGCCACAGGTCCAATGGAACCAACACAACCACTCCACAGGACATCTATGCT GTCAACGCCATCTCCTTCCATCCTGTCCACGGTACCTTGGCTACCGTGGGCTCAGACGGGCGCTTCAGCTTCTGGGACAAAGACGCCCGCACCAAGCTGAAGACCTCCGAGCAGCTTGACCAGCCCATCACAGCTtgctgcttcaaccacaacGGCAACATCTTCGCATACGCCTCGAGCTACGACTGGTCAAAG GGCCACGAGTACTACAACCCCCAGAAAAAGAACTACATCTTCCTGAGGAACGCCGCCGAGGAGCTGAAGCCTCGGAACAAGAAATG A
- the rae1 gene encoding mRNA export factor isoform X1, with product MSLFGAASTFGTGGTGVFGSTTTDSHNPMKDVEVTSPPDDSISCLAFSPPTMPGNFLIAGSWANDVRCWEVQDNGQTVPKAQQMHTGPVLDVCWSDDGSKVFTASCDKTAKMWDLNSNQAMQIAQHDGPIKAIHWIKAPNYSCIMTGSWDKTLKFWDTRSPNPMMSLQMPERCYCADVVYPMAVVATAERGLIVYQLENQPSEFRRIDSPLKHQHRCVAIFKDKQNKPTGFALGSIEGRVAIHYINPPNPAKDNFTFKCHRSNGTNTTTPQDIYAVNAISFHPVHGTLATVGSDGRFSFWDKDARTKLKTSEQLDQPITACCFNHNGNIFAYASSYDWSKGHEYYNPQKKNYIFLRNAAEELKPRNKKW from the exons ATGAGTTTGTTTGGAGCGGCCTCCACCTTTGGAACGGGAGGAACTGGTGTTTTTGGAAGCACAACAACTGACAGCCATAATCCCATGAAG GATGTCGAAGTGACCTCACCTCCAGATGACAGCATCAGCTGCCTGGCGTTCAGTCCTCCCACCATGCCAGGCAACTTTCTTATTGCGGGATCCTGGGCTAATGAT GTCCGGTGTTGGGAGGTGCAGGACAACGGACAGACCGTCCCCAAAGCCCAGCAGATGCACACAGGTCCGGTGCTGGATGTCTGCTGGAGCGAT GATGGGAGTAAAGTGTTCACTGCTTCGTGTGACAAGACGGCTAAGATGTGGGATCTTAACAGCAATCAGGCGATGCAGATTGCACAG CATGATGGTCCGATTAAAGCCATCCACTGGATAAAAGCTCCAAACTACAGCTGTATCATGACGGGGAGTTGGGATAAAACACTGAAG TTTTGGGACACTCGCTCTCCCAATCCCATGATGTCCCTGCAGATGCCTGAGAGATGCTACTGTGCTGATGTT GTGTACCCCATGGCAGTGGTAGCCACAGCTGAAAGAGGCCTTATAGTGTACCAGTTAGAGAATCAGCCTTCTGAGTTTCGCAGAATAGACTCTCCTCTCAAACATCAG caccGCTGCGTTGCCATATTTAAGGacaagcaaaacaaaccaacggGTTTTGCACTGGGAAGCATCGAGGGCAGAGTGGCCATCCACTACATCAACCCGCCAAACCC AGCCAAAGATAACTTCACCTTCAAGTGCCACAGGTCCAATGGAACCAACACAACCACTCCACAGGACATCTATGCT GTCAACGCCATCTCCTTCCATCCTGTCCACGGTACCTTGGCTACCGTGGGCTCAGACGGGCGCTTCAGCTTCTGGGACAAAGACGCCCGCACCAAGCTGAAGACCTCCGAGCAGCTTGACCAGCCCATCACAGCTtgctgcttcaaccacaacGGCAACATCTTCGCATACGCCTCGAGCTACGACTGGTCAAAG GGCCACGAGTACTACAACCCCCAGAAAAAGAACTACATCTTCCTGAGGAACGCCGCCGAGGAGCTGAAGCCTCGGAACAAGAAATGGTGA
- the LOC105926045 gene encoding RNA-binding protein 38, which yields MLLHQYMNGSLEVMPPTPVQKDTTFTKIFVGGLPYHTTDASLRKYFEAFGDIDEAVVITDRQTGKSRGYGFVTMTDRGAAERACKDPNPIIDGRKANVNLAYLGAKPRSLQTGISIGVQPIHPALLQRQYGLAQPYIYPQAYVQPSLLLPTQVSASVSASPYLDYSSAYAQYAHAAFDQQYPYAASPAGFLGYGYATSPTASAGPAAAATTAAAAAVHSSLPTAAGQAPAFLHYAPQQHIQPERMQ from the exons ATGCTTCTGCACCAGTACATGAACGGATCCCTGGAAGTCATGCCTCCCACGCCGGTCCAGAAAGACACCACGTTCACCAAAATCTTCGTCGGCGGGCTGCCGTACCACACGACCGACGCCTCGCTCCGAAAGTACTTCGAGGCTTTCGGGGACATCGACGAGGCCGTGGTGATCACTGACAGGCAGACGGGGAAATCCAGGGGGTACGGCTTT GTGACGATGACCGACCGAGGAGCAGCAGAGCGAGCCTGCAAGGACCCCAACCCCATCATAGACGGCAGGAAGGCCAACGTCAACCTGGCGTACCTGGGCGCCAAGCCGCGCAGCCTGCAGACAG gCATATCCATCGGAGTGCAGCCCATCCACCCGGCTCTCCTCCAGAGGCAGTATGG GTTGGCCCAGCCGTACATATACCCTCAAGCGTACGTGCAGCCCAGCCTGCTGCTGCCTACTCAGGTCTCCGCCTCCGTCAGCGCCAGCCCGTACCTGGACTACAGCTCCGCCTACGCCCAATACGCTCACGCCGCCTTCGACCAGCAGTACCCGTACGCCGCTTCCCCCGCTGGCTTCCTGGGCTACGGCTACGCCACCAGCCCCACGGCCTCCGCCGGCCCCGCCGCCGCCGCTACcacggccgccgccgccgccgtgcACTCCAGCTTGCCGACGGCCGCCGGCCAGGCCCCGGCCTTCCTGCACTACGCCCCGCAGCAGCACATCCAGCCGGAGAGGATGCAgtga